The Verrucomicrobiota bacterium JB022 genome includes a region encoding these proteins:
- a CDS encoding methyl-accepting chemotaxis protein, whose protein sequence is MKFLQLRSLRAKVFTAATLCFALIALCAALLYHNIATLLETEHAVDHARQTVECIDELQQCLADMQTSVRGYLLTDDASYLEPYQAGLERIPLLIDEAKALFAAEPEQQAELDRIHGLAREWIAQDLQPEIAHRQAVTAGTLTFAALVEDLDRAKSHGRVRQMREAIAELRAHEDTLLAALNASFDRIALHSEWWASLGIGLGIAIGFAGLITIVRQTSNLLARLAQSIDQGADQIAAATHQIAGATSALANGATEQASSLEESSACLEEISANTARNAETTREALPIAKATEEAATAGAQTVQEMLAAMQEIREAALNVGQITKSIDEIAFQTNILALNAAVEAARAGEAGAGFAIVADEVRTLARRSAEAARLTTTQLQGSREKAEHGALISNRLGSSLETIVAATHRVNACIKDIDAATHEQKTGIEQINQGVSLIDQVVQTNASMAEETAAASEELHQQSKALKRLVDDLLIMSGSRQEKTMAATVEAPAMHQPARSHGLNGRSHRMTFAKDPNQLNGHSPRVARLLVPQSAVHLELERGN, encoded by the coding sequence ATGAAATTTCTCCAGCTCCGGTCTTTGCGCGCTAAAGTGTTCACCGCCGCGACGCTCTGCTTTGCGTTGATCGCCCTTTGTGCCGCGCTGCTCTACCACAACATCGCGACGCTGCTGGAGACCGAGCATGCCGTCGACCACGCACGCCAGACGGTCGAGTGCATCGACGAGCTGCAGCAGTGCCTGGCCGACATGCAGACCAGCGTACGCGGCTACTTGCTGACCGACGATGCCAGCTATCTGGAGCCCTACCAGGCCGGGCTGGAGCGCATCCCTTTGCTGATCGACGAAGCGAAGGCGCTGTTCGCAGCCGAGCCGGAGCAACAGGCCGAGCTGGACCGCATCCATGGGCTCGCCCGCGAATGGATCGCGCAAGACCTGCAGCCCGAGATCGCGCACCGCCAGGCCGTCACCGCCGGCACCCTCACTTTCGCCGCGCTGGTGGAAGACCTCGACCGCGCCAAGAGCCATGGCCGCGTCCGCCAGATGCGTGAGGCCATCGCGGAGCTCCGCGCTCACGAAGACACCTTACTTGCGGCCTTGAACGCTAGTTTCGACCGCATTGCCCTCCACTCCGAATGGTGGGCTTCGCTCGGGATCGGCCTGGGCATTGCGATCGGCTTTGCGGGCCTCATCACCATCGTGCGCCAGACGAGCAACCTGCTCGCACGCCTCGCCCAATCCATCGACCAAGGGGCCGACCAGATCGCCGCCGCCACCCACCAGATTGCCGGGGCCACCAGCGCCCTCGCCAATGGCGCCACGGAGCAGGCCTCGTCTCTCGAAGAATCGAGCGCCTGCCTCGAAGAAATCTCCGCCAACACCGCGCGCAACGCCGAGACCACCCGCGAAGCCCTCCCTATCGCCAAAGCAACGGAAGAAGCCGCCACCGCCGGCGCCCAGACCGTGCAGGAGATGCTCGCCGCGATGCAGGAGATCCGAGAAGCCGCACTCAACGTCGGCCAGATCACTAAGTCGATCGACGAAATCGCTTTCCAGACCAACATCCTCGCGCTCAACGCCGCCGTGGAAGCCGCCCGGGCCGGGGAAGCCGGGGCCGGCTTTGCCATCGTGGCCGATGAGGTGCGCACCCTCGCCCGCCGCAGCGCCGAAGCCGCCCGCCTCACCACCACGCAGCTCCAGGGCTCCCGCGAAAAGGCCGAGCACGGAGCGTTGATCAGCAACCGCCTGGGGAGCAGTCTCGAAACCATCGTCGCCGCCACTCACCGCGTCAACGCCTGCATCAAGGACATCGACGCGGCCACCCACGAGCAGAAAACCGGCATCGAGCAGATCAACCAAGGCGTGAGCCTGATCGACCAGGTGGTGCAGACCAACGCCTCGATGGCCGAAGAGACCGCCGCCGCCTCCGAAGAGCTGCACCAGCAGTCCAAGGCGCTCAAGCGCCTCGTCGACGATCTGCTGATCATGAGCGGCAGCCGTCAGGAGAAAACCATGGCCGCTACCGTCGAAGCCCCTGCCATGCATCAGCCTGCCCGCTCGCACGGCCTCAATGGCCGCAGCCACCGGATGACCTTCGCCAAAGACCCCAATCAGCTCAACGGCCACTCTCCCCGGGTCGCCCGCCTCCTCGTGCCCCAAAGCGCCGTCCATCTGGAGCTGGAGCGCGGGAACTAA